GATGACCCGCGCCCGGGAGGAGGCGATGCCGGCCTCGGTGAAGGCCCGCTTCGCGGCCCGCTGATGCTCGATCTCGGTGTCGACCGTGGTCAGCACGCCTTCGGGATGCATGCCCTCCAGCAGCCACAGCCCGGACACCCCGGTGCCGGTCCCGACCTCGACGACCGCGCGGGCGTCGATCGCCGCCGCGAGCAGCCGCAACGCCGCGCCGGCGCCGGTCGACACCGGCTCGACGCCGAGCTCGTCGGCCCGCTGGCGGGCGGAGGCGGTGACGGGGTGCTCGGTCACGAAGGACTCGGCGTAGGTGCGGCTCGCGGCGTTGGTCATGTCCCTCAGCCTAGCGAGCGGCCATGGGCAGCCCGGGCAACGACGCGAGTGGGGTTGCCATCCTATGAGGTTGCTGTGCATCCGATGCTTTGACGGCGCTGGTACGTCTGGTGCGGCACAATTGAGGCCACCAGCCGCCGTCCGCAAGGAGCAAGCACCCTCATGACCCAGCCGACCGCACCGGCCCCCGTCGCGCACAGCGCCGCCGAAGGGGAGTGGGTAGCACCGTCGTGGGACCAGATCGTGCGCGAGCACTCCGCTCGCGTGTACCGCCTCGCCTACCGGCTGTCGGGAAACCAGCAGGACGCCGAGGACCTCACCCAGGAGACGTTCATCCGGGTGTTCCGGTCGCTGGCGAGCTACCAGCCCGGCACCTTCGAGGGGTGGATGCACCGCATCACCACCAACCTGTTCCTGGACATGGCGCGGCGCCGCCAGCGGATCCGCTTCGACAACCTGTCCGACGAGGCCGAGCGGTTGCCCGGCACGCACGCCGACCCGGTGTCGACGTTCGACCACAACAACATCGACGCCGACGTGCAGGCCGCGCTGGCCGATCTCCCACCGGACTTTCGGGCGGCCGTCGTACTGTGTGACATCGAAGGTCTGTCGTACGAGGAGATCGCTACGACCTTGGGAATCAAGCTCGGCACGGTGCGCAGCCGCATCCACCGCGGCCGCCTGCAGCTGCGGGAGGCCCTGGCGCATCGCTCGCCGGACGCGGTCCGAGCAGGAGGGGCGGAGTGAAGCATTCGGAGACCCACCTGTCGACGGAGGCGATCTCGGCCTACGTCGACGGTGAGCTGACCGACCCGGCTCGCGGACGGGCCGCCCGGCACGTCCAGAGCTGCTTCGAGTGCGCCTACGCCGTCGGCGTCCAGCAGCAGGCCAAGGAGTCCCTGCGCCAGGACAACGGCGAGGTTCCGGTGCCCAGCACGCTGCTGAGCCGGCTCGGGCAGATCCCGTTCTCGGCAGACCTCGGGCCGGGCTCGCTCGACGAGGTCGGGCTGTACGCCGACGAGGCGGGCCGCTTCCAGTTCCGCGTCGCGGCTCCCGCCGATTCCCAGGAGACGACGCGAACCACCTTCGCCGGGCGCAAGGGGCGCAGCTTTCGCAGCGGCGCCGCCGCCGTCGCGCTCGTGAGCGTCGTGGCCACCCCGATCGGCGCCCAGCAGTCCGGGCATGCGGGTGCGCGAGGGCACCAGATGCAGGTCGGCAACGTCCTACCCCGGCACACGGATCAGGCCCAGGCACCGCTGGCCCGCTAGGGTCATCCCTGATCGACCCGCCGAAAAGGACTGTGATTGATGTCGAACGACGGCCCGCGCCCCGACGAGGCCTCGGACTCGTCACGCCCTGACGATGGCGTGAGCCGGCTCCCCGCGGAGGACCACGCGCCGTACGCGCGACCGGTCGGCGTACCCGACGGCTTCGCGCGCGATGACCGACCGGCACCGCGGATGCCCGCGCCGCAGCCCGCCCCGCCGTCGCCCGGCGAGCAGCAGGCATTCGGGCGACCCGACGGCACCTCCGGGGGTTTCGTGCGTCGTCCCGGCACGCCTCCCCAGCCACGTCCGGCGCCCACCCCGCCGCCGGCGGTCGCGCAGGCGTTCGGTCGCCCCCCGGGCACGACCGGTGGCTTCTGGGCCCAGCGGCCGCCGTTCCAGGACCGCCGCTACACCCAGGCCGAGCCGCCGGTGCCGTACCAGCGGGCGTTCGGCCGGCCGGCCGGCAGCGCGACCGACCTGCAGCGTGCGCCGGGCGCCACGCCGTACCAGGGCGGTGAGCTGCCCGCGCGGACCTGGTGGGAGGAGGCGCCGCGCGACCCGTGGCGCGACCCCGCGGCCGACGCGGCGCTCGCGCCGGCACCGCCGCTGGCCGACGGGCACGACCCCGCCGCCGACGGCGCGGTCGAGCTCGACAAGAAGCGGCGCCGGCGGATCCGGCTCGGCGACGTCCCGGTGCGCATCGCCGCGACCCTCGCCGTCGTCGCCCTGCTGCTCGGCGTCGCCGGGGGGATGGCCGGCTACTTCCTCGGCAAGGCCGCGTCGCAGACCGTCCTGACCAAGGCGCAGCCGCAGTACAACGACGTCGACAACTCCAAGAAGCCCAGCACCGTCGGCGAGATCGCGAACAAGGTCTCGCCGAGCGTCGTGTCCATCGAGGTGCGGGTCGGCAACAGCGGCGGCACCGGCTCGGGGGTCGTGGTCGAGGCGGACGGCTACATCCTCACCAACAACCACGTGATCTCGATGGCCGCGACCGACCAGTCCGGGCAGGCGAAGATCAGCGTGTACTTCGTCGACGGCAGCATCAGCCCGGCCACGATCGTCGGGCGCGACCCCAAGGCCGACCTCGCCGTCATCAAGGTCGACAAGCCCGGCCTCGTGCCGGTCGACATCGGCAAGTCCCAGAACGTCCACGTCGGAGACGAGGTCGTCGCCTTCGGCTCGCCGCTGGGGCTGGCCGGCACGGTCACCTCGGGCATCGTCTCGGCGCTCGACCGCCCCATGCACCTGTCGGGCGAGGGCGCCGACAGCGACGCCTACGTGCTGGCCGTGCAGACCGACGCGTCGATCAACCCCGGCAACTCCGGCGGCGCCCTCGTCGACTCGCAGGGCGCGCTGATCGGGATCAACAGCGCGATCGCCAGCTTCTCCAGCGGCTCGGGCCAGGCCGGCAGCATCGGCCTGGGCTTCGCCATCCCGGTCGACTACGCGATGAGCGTCGCCGACGCGTTGATCAAGGGGGAGAAGCCGCAGCACGGCAGCCTCGGGATCAACGCCCAGTCGGTGTCCGACGGGACCACCGACGGCGTCCTCGTCGTGCGTGCGGACGCCGGCTCGCCGGCGGCCAAGGCGGGCATCAAGGAGAAGGACGTGATCATCGAGGCGGCCGGCGTCCGGGTCGGCTCCGTCGAGGACGTCAACGCCGTCGCGTACACCCACAAGCCGGGCGAGAAGGTCACGCTGAAGGTGATCTCGGGCGGGTCGGAGAAGACGGTCGAGGTCACCCTCGGCAGCGCCTGAGCCGCCCGGCCGACCGCTGGGACCAACCTCACCGGCGCCTGCGGCCAGGCCCGGCGCGGGCCGCTGTTAGATTCGCAGGAAGCCATCTGCGGCGGTGATCAGCGCCCCCGCACCGCGGAATCCGTCACTGGGAGGACACGCTTCATGCGCAGTGCCAAAGACTTCTTCAAGCCCCTCGCCGTCGGGGCCCCGCAGCCGATCCGCGAGGTGCCGGCGCGACCGTCGCGCGCCGTCCACTTCTTCGACCCGAGCAACGAGAAGATGGCCGCGAAGATCCCGGCGATGGTCGGCACCGTCGACGTCCTGCTGGGCAACCTCGAGGACGCCGTGAAGGCCGACAACAAGGAAGCCGCGCGGATGGGCCTGGTGAAGATCGGCAAGAGCGTCGACTTCGGTGAGAACACCCAGCTGTGGACCCGGCTCAACAGCCTGGACTCCCCGTGGTTCCACGACGACATCACGACCCTGGTCGCGGAGATCGGCGACAAGCTCGACGTCGTCATGATCCCCAAGGTCGAGGGCGCCGAGGACATCCACTTCGTCGACCGGCTGCTCGCCCAGCTCGAGGCGAAGGCCGGCCTGAAGAAGCCGCTGCTGGTGCACGCGATCCTCGAGACGGCCCGCGGCATGGCCAACGTCGAGGAGATCTGCGCCGCGAGCCCGCGCATGCAGGGGCTCTCGCTCGGCCCGGCCGACCTGGCGGCCGACCGCCGCATGAAGACGACGCGGGTCGGCGGCGGGCACCCGGGCTACCTGGTGCGCCAGGACCCGGTCGACGGCAACATCGACGGCGACCGCACCATCTACCAGCAGGACCTGTGGCACTACACCATCGCCCGCATGGTCGACGCCTGCGCGATGAACGGGATCTTCCCGTACTACGGGCCGTTCGGTGACATCAAGGACACCGTCGCCTGCGAGGACCAGTTCCGCAACGCCTTCCTGCTGGGCTGCGTCGGCGCCTGGTCGCTGCACCCGGTGCAGATCGAGATCGCCAAGAAGGTGTTCAGCCCGACGGTCGAGGACGTCGCGCACGCCCGACGCGTGGTCGCCGCCATGGGCGACGGCACCGGAGCGGTCATGCTCGACGGCAAGATGGAGGACGACGCCTCCCTCAAGCAGTGCCAGGTGATCGTGAAGCTGGCCGAGCAGCTCGCCGCGCTGGATCCGGAGCTCGCCGCGAAGTACGCCACCGCCGGAGAGGACAAGTAGCCATGCCCGAGCAGATCTACCGCCCCCGCCGTTCGGTGCTGTACATGCCCTCGGCCAACGCCCGCGCGCTGGAGAAGGCGAAGGCGCTCCCGGCCGACGCGATCATCTTCGACCTCGAGGACGCCGTGGCACCGGATGCCAAGGAGGCCGCGCGCGACGCGGCCTGCGCCGCCGTCACCAGCGGCGAGTACGGCAACCGCGAGCTCACCATCCGGATCAACGGCATGGACACGCAGTGGCACGACGCCGACCTGGCGGCGGCCGCGGCCGCCGGCCCCGACGGGATCGTCGTGCCCAAGGTCGGCTCGGCCGACGAGGTACGCCGGCTCGTCGCGGCGCTCGAGGCGGCCGGCGCACCGGAGAAGACCAAGCTGTGGGCGATGGTCGAGACGCCGGCGGCGATGCTGTCCTGCCTCGGGATCGCCACGGCGTCCGACCGGCTCGCCGTGCTCGTGATGGGCACCAACGACCTGGCCAAGGAGCTGCACGCCGCGCACGTCCCCGGGCGCGCGCCGCTGCTCACCGGCCTGGGCCTGTGCCTGCTCGCCGCGCGCGCGGCGGGCAAGGTCATCCTGGACGGCGTGTACAACGACGTGAAGGACGCCGACGGCTTCGCGGCCGAGTGCCGGCAGGGCCAGCAGCTCGGCTTCGACGGCAAGACGCTGATCCACCCCAGCCAGGTCGAGCCGTGCAACGCGGTGTTCGCGCCGTCGCAGCAGGAGGTCGCCGAGGCCGAGGAGATCGTCCGCGTCTGGGACGAGACGCTCGCCGCCGGCAAGGGCGTCGCCACCGTCAACGGCCGGATGATCGAGAACCTGCACGTCGACAACGCCCGCCGGGTGCTCGACATCAACGCGGCCATCGCGGGGCTGCAGGCGTAGGCTGGCAGGGTGTTCAGCTCACTCGGGTGGCCGGAGATCGCCGTCCTGATCATCGTGGCCCTGTTCATCTTCGGGCCCGAGCGGCTGCCCGGCGCCGCGAAGCAGGCGGGTGAGGCGCTGCGCGGCCTGAAGAAGCAGGTCAGCGGCGCGAAGAAGCAGCTCAAGGACGAGTTCGGCGACTCCATGCCCGACTTCGACCGCGACATCCTCAACCCCAAGGCGTTCGTGCGCAAGCACCTGTGGGACGACGACGAGGCCGAGGCTCCCGCTCCGCGGCGGGTGGCCGCGACGCCCGCCGTGCAGGCACCGGAGCCGACCGGCCCGGCGCGGTTCGACTCCGAGGCGACCTGAGCCGCACGACGGCCCACCTCAGCACTGGCACCGACCTCAGCGCGACACCGAAAGCGGGCTTCGACGACGGAAGCGGGGAAGTTTCCCCGCTCTCGCCGACGAAGCCCGCTTCGTCGTTCGTGGGTGGCGCTACCGGCGGACCGGCGAGATGCCCAGTGACATGCCCGCGAGACCGCGCTGGCGGGTGGCCAGCCTGGTGGCGATGTCGTGCAGCGCCTGGCCGGCGCCCGAGGTCGGGTCGGAGAGCACCAGCGGCTTGCCGTCGTCGCCGCCCTCGCGCAGCCGGACGTCGAGCGGCACCTGGCCCAGCAGCGGCACCCGGGTGCCGGTCGTCTGGGTGAGCGAGTCGGCGACCGCCTGACCGCCGCCGGACCCGAACAGCTCGATCGGGTCGCCGCAGTGCGGGCAGGGGAACGCGGACATGTTCTCGATGACGCCGACGATCTGCTGATGGGTCTGGCCGGCGATCGCGCCGGCCCGCTCGGCGACCTCGCGGGCGGCGACCTGCGGGGTCGTGACGATGATCAGCTCGCTGCTCGGGAGCAGCTGGGCGATCGAGATCGCGACGTCGCCGGTGCCCGGCGGAAGGTCGAGCAGCAGGACGTCGAGGTCGCCCCAGTAGACGTCGGCGAGGAACTGCTGCAGCGCGCGGTGCAGCATCGGCCCGCGCCACACGACGGGCGCGTTGCCGGGGGTGAACATGCCCACCGAGATGACGGTGACGCCGTTGGCCTGCGGCGGCATGATCATGTTGTCGACCTGGGTGGGCTGCGTCGTCACGCCCAGCATGCGCGGCACCGAGTGGCCGTAGATGTCGGCGTCCACGACGCCCACCCGCAGCCCCTGCTGCGCCATCGCGACGGCGAGGTTGACGGTGACGCTCGACTTGCCCACGCCGCCCTTGCCCGAGGCCACGGCGTACACCCGGGTCAGCGAGCCCGGCTGCGCGAACGGGATGACCGCCTCGGGCTGGCCGCCGCGCAGCTGCTTGCGCAGCTCGGCGCGCTGCTCGTCGTTCATCACGTCGAAGTCGATCGACACATCGGTCACGCCGGGCACCGCGGCGACCGCCTTGGTGACATCGCCGGTGATCGTGTCGCGCATCGGGCAGCCCGCGACGGTCAGGTAGATACCGACGTCGACGCGGCCGTCGTCGGTGATGGCAACGTCCTTGACCATGCCGATATCGGTGATCGGACGCCGGATCTCCGGGTCGTTGACGGTGGCGAGCGCGGCATCGACGGCGGCGCGGTCGACTACGGAAGTCATGAACAGCCTCTGCGGTAGCGGATGAGCGAACATCCCATGCTACGTCGGGCCGCTCCGGAGGCTGCCGTCGGTGGACTTCTTCTTCGCGCCCTTGCCCTTCTTCGGGGTCTCGTCGGGCGTGCTGTCCGCGAGCATCCGCTGCAGCTCCGAGCGCACGAAGTCACGAGTGGCGACCTCGCCCATCGCCAGCCGCAGCGAGGCGAGCTCGCGGGCGATGAACTCGGTGTCGGCCTTCGCGGCCACCGCCCGGGACCGGTCGTCCTCCAGGGAGACCTTGTCGCGGGCCTCCTGCCGGTTCTGCGCCAGCAGGATCAGCGGGGCGGCGTACGCCGCCTGCGTCGAGAACGCCAGGTTCAGCAGGATGAACGGGTACGGGTCCCACCGCATGCTGACGACCGCGACGTTCAGGATGATCCACACGATCACGATGACCGTCTGGATCACCAGGTACCGGGTGGTGCCGAAGAACCGGGCGATGCTCTCGGCGCTGCGCCCCACGCTCTCGGCGTCCACCCGGATCCGCACGCCGCCGGACGTGCCGCCCGGGTCGGACAGGTCGGGGCGCCGGCCCGGACGCTCAGCCATCATGCTCGCGCCAGTCCTCGGGCAGCAGGTGGTCGAGCAGGTCGTCGACGGTCACCGCGCCGACCAGCCGGCCGGCCTCGTCGACGACGGGCGCCGCCACCAGGTTGTAGGTGGCGAAGTACCGCGTGATCTCCTGCAGGTCGGTGTCGGGCGCCAGCGGGTCGAGGTTGTCGTCGGTGATCGAGCCGACCTGCTCGAAGGGCGCCTCGCGCAGCAGCCGCTGGATGTGCACGACGCCGAGGAAGTGCCCGGTCGGCGCGGTGGACGGCGGCCGCGTGACGTACACCTGGGAGGCCAGCGCCGGGCTGAGCTCCTGGCGACGCACCCGCGCCAGCGCCTCGGCGATCGTGGTGTCCGGCGGCAGGATCACCGGCTCGGAGGTCATCACGCCGCCGGCCGTGTCGTCGCCGTACGACAGCAGCTGGCGCACCGGCGTGGCCTCGTCCGGCTCCATCAGGCCCAGCAGCCGCTCGCGTTCACCGGCCGGCAGCTCGCCGAGCAGGTCCGCCGCGTCGTCGGGGTCCATCTCCGACAGGACGTCGGCGGCCCGCTCGTCGTCGAGCCGGCCCAGGATCTCGCGCTGGTCGTCGTCCGGCAGCTCCTCCAGGACGTCGGCCAGCCGGTCGTCGTCCAGCGCCTCGGCGACCTCCTGGCGCCGCTCGTCGGGCAGGTCGCGGATGCGCGCGGCGACGTCGGCGGCGCGCTGGTCCTCGAGCTCCTCGAGCAGGGTCGCGGTGTCCTGCTTGCCGTAGCGGGTCATCACGCCGGACACCTCGTGCCAGTCGAGCTGGCGGACGTGGCCGCGGCTGAGCCGGTGCGACCGCTCGCGGACGGCGACCTTCGTGACCAGCCAGTCGCGGGTGCGGTTCTGCTCCATCGCCACGTCGACCAGCCACACGTGCGCGCCGCTGTCGCGCACCACGACCTGCCGATCGAGCAGCTGCGCGATCGCGAGCACCTCGTGCGGGCGCAGCTCGAACTTGCGCATGCTCACCGTGCCGGTCGACAGCCGCAGCGAGCTGTTGTCGGCGGTGACCATCTGGCTGATCGGCACGAACGACTGCCGCCCTCGGGTGATCTCCACAACGAGGCCGATGACCCGCGCCGGCGACCCGTCCGAGCGCTGCGTGAGCACGACGTCGCGCACCTTGCCGACGACGTCCCCGTCCGGGTCGAGGACCGTGAGGCCCGCGAGCCGGGTCAGATACACGCGGGAGGCAGTCATCACGGTGCCAGGTTACCGACAAGGCACAATGTCACCCATGCAGCGCGCCCCCGAGATCCCCGGACTGACCGACTTCGTGCAGGTCGGGCAGGGCGGGAACGGCGTGGTGTACCGCGCGACGCAGGGCCGGCTGCACCGCGTCGTCGCCGTCAAGCTGCTGACCGCGCGGCTGGACGACGCGGCCGCGGCTCGCTTCGCCCGCGAGGGCCGCGCCCTGGGTGCGGTGTCCGGGCACCCCAACATCGTGCCGGTGTACAGCGCCGACACCACCGCCGACGGTGTGCCGTACCTCGTCATGCTGTTCTGCGAGCACGGCTCGCTCGCCGAGCGGCTGGACCGGCAGGGGCCGATGAGCGTGCCCGCCGTCCTGGACCTCGGCGTGCGGATGTGCGGCGCGCTGCAGACCGCCCACGACGCGGGACTGCTGCACCGCGACATCAAGCCGGGCAACATCCTGTTCGACGCCTACGACGTCCCGCAGCTCGCCGACTTCGGCCAGGCCCGGCTCGCCGACGCGAACCTGACCAAGACCGGGGACGTCGTCGCCACCCCGGGCTACGCGGCGCCCGAGGTGCTCATCGGCGAGCGCGCCACGGTCCGCTCGGACGTGTACTCGCTGGCCACCACCCTGATGGCGGCGCTGCTCGGGCACGGGCCGTTCAGCCGCGACAGCGACGAGAACGTCGCCGCCGTGCTGCTGCGGGTGCTGCAGGACCCGCCCCCGGACCTGCGCCCGATCGGCGTCCCGCCGCAGGTCGCCGCCGAGCTGGAGCGGGCGATGGACAAGACGCCGGGGCGGCGGCCGATGAGCGCCGGTGAGCTGGGCCGTCACCTGCAGCAGGCGCAGGGCGCTCTCGGCCTGGCGCAGACCCCGATGATCATCGCGGGCGGCACCGGCGCGTCTCCCGGGTACGCCGTCGCGGCCGGCCTGGGCGAGGACCGCACGCGGGTCGTCGGCCGCGCGCCCGGCGGCGGCACCGCCGCACTGGCCGGGGCCGGCCCCGGCACGGGTGCTCGGCCCGCACCCGGCAGCAAGCGCCGGACGCGGGTGTGGATCGCGGTGGGCGTGGTGGTCCTGCTGCTCGCGGTGGCCGGCGTGTGGATCGCCACGCAGCTCACCGACTCACGCACGCCGACCAACCCCAAGGCGGCGAGCGAGCTGCTGATCGGCTCCGGCGACTACGGACCCGGCGACTGGCAGGCGACCGAGGACCTGAACCTGCTCGGCAGCGTGTTCGGCACGCTGCCGACGTCGAGCGAGGACGCCGACCTCGCCTCGCCGTCCTCGCTGATGACCTGCCTGGGCCTCGACCCGGGGACGGAGGTCGTCTCCTCGAAGGCGTCCGCGCAGTACGTCGACAGCAGCGCCACGGACGTCGACACCGAGCAGGACACCGCCACGAAGTACCGCTACGCCCGGTCGCTGGCGGTCGTGACCACGTCGGCGAGCACCGCGCAGCGCTACGTGACCGCGTTCGCCAGCCCCCAGTTCGACACCTGCCTCGACGAGGTCAGCACCCTCGGCATCTCGGTGGGGCAGGAGCAGCCGCTGTACAGCTCGCAGGCGAAGATCAGCGTGCCCGGCTACCAGCCCGACCTGCCCGACGGGGCGCACTTCCAGGCCCGCCAGATCGAGGTGCCGCTGCAGAAGGCCGCGGACAGCACCGGCAGCTCGAGCGGCAAGACCAAGCAGGAGGGCACCCGGTACGTCACGGTGCTGGCCATGTCGGCCGGCACGTCGCTGGAGTACGTCGTCATGCAGGGCAGCCGGAACGACCTCGGCGAGGAGATGATGGACGCGGTCGTCGCCCGCTTCCTGGACCTCGCGACCGCCTGAGCGCCGCACGGCCGCCCCGGCTCGCCGCCCGGCGGCTTGACCGCGGCCCGGCGGCCGCATAGACAGGACCGATGCCGGTCGTGTCCCAGCTTCGAGAGTCCCTGCCCGCCGAGATCGTCATCGACGATCCCGACGTCCTCGCGACCTACGCCCAGGACCACGGCGCGTGGGCGCGCGTCGGGAAGCCGGCCTGCGTCGTCCGAGCCCGCGGCACGGCCGACGTGCAGGCGGTCGTCCGCGCCTGCATCGCGACCGGGACCCCGGTCGTCGCGCGCGGCGCCGGCACCGGGCTCTCCGGCGGCGCGAACGCGACCGACGGCTGCGTCGTCCTGTCCCTCGACCGGCTCGATCGCGTGCTGGCCATCGACCCCGTCGAACGGATCGCCGTCGTCCAGCCCGGGGTCGTCAACAACGATCTGCGTGCCGCGGTCGCCGAGCACGGGCTGTGGTACCCGCCGGATCCGGCCAGCGCCGCCTGGTCGACCATCGGCGGCAACGTCGCGACGAATGCCGGCGGGCTGTGCTGTGTGAAGTACGGCGTGACCCGCGAGTACGTGCTCGGCATGGAGGTCGTGAACGGCCTCGGCGAGATCGTCCGCCTCGGCCGGCGGACGGCCAAGGGCGTCGCCGGCTACGACCTGACCGCGCTGCTGGTCGGCTCCGAGGGCACCCTCGGCATCGTCACGGAGGTGACCCTCCGGCTGCTGCCGGCGCGGCTGCCGGAGATCACCGTCGCGGCCCAGTTCGACACGCTCGGCCAGGCCGCCGACGCGATCACCGGCGTGGCGCGCGCCGGCATCGTCCCGTCGGTCCTCGAGCTGCTCGATGCCGCCACCTTGAAGGCGGTCGACGACTGGAAGAACCTCGGCGTCTCGGCCGAGGGCAACTACATGCTGCTGGCGAACACCGACGTCCCGGGGGAGTCCGGCCAGCGCGAGGCGGCCGCGATGCAGCGGGTGTTCGACGACGCCGGGGCGGGCTTCAGCGCGATCGCCGGTGACCAGGAGGAGGTCGACGCGCTGTTCGCGGCCCGCCGGCTTGCCTACTTCGCGCTCGAGCGGCACGGGCCGGTGATCACCGAGGACGTCTGCGTGCCCAAGGCGAAGGTGCCCGCGATGATCCGCCGGCTGGAGGAGATCTCCGCCGAGCACGACGTGTACATCGCGACGCTCGCGCACGCCGGCGACGGCAACCTGCACCCGTGCATGCCGATGCCGCCGGACGCCGGGGAGGACCTGCAGAAGCGCGCGCTCGCGGCATTCGACGACATCATCGACGCGGCCATCGAGCTCGGCGGGACGGTCACCGGCGAGCACGGCGTCGGGCTGCTGAAGATGGCCGGCCTGGCCAAGGAGCTTGGCCCGGAGGTGATCGCGATGCACCGCGCGGTGAAGGCGGCTCTCGACCCGCACGGCATCCTCAACCCCGGCAAGATCTTCACCTGAGGACTGTGCAGGTTCTCACGACTCCCTGGCGGCGCGGCCGCCCGCCGCGCGCGGTATTTTCTACGGAACCGAATTCGATTCGATTCCATCCTCACCGCGGAGGCAGCGCATGGCTCGCTTGGCCCAGACCCCTGGCTTGACCGACATCCAGCAGGAGATCGTCAGCACCGTCCGGCAGTTCGTGGACAAGGAGATCATCCCGGCAGCCCAGGAGCTCGAGCACAAGGACGAGTACCCCGAGCAGATCCTCGAGGGCATGAAGGAGATGGGCCTGTTTGGCCTGATGATCCCCGAGGAGTACGGCGGCCTGGGCGAGTCCCTGCTCACCTACGTGCTGTGCGTCGAGGAGCTCGCCCGCGGCTGGATGAGCGTCTCGGGCATCATCAACACGCACTTCATCGTCGCGTACCTCATCAAGCAGCACGGCACGCAGGAGCAGAAGGACCACTACCTGCCGAAGATGGCGACCGGCGACGTCCGCGGCGCCTTCTCGATGTCCGAGCCCGGGTGCGGCTCCGACGTCTCGGCGATCACCACCAAGGCGGTCCGGGACGGCGACGAGTGGACGATCAACGGCCAGAAGATGTGGCTGACCAACGGCGCCTACTCCTCGGTCGTCGCGACGCTGGTCAAGACCGACACCGGCAGTGACTCGGTCTACAAGAACATGAGCACCTTCCTGCTGGAGAAGGACCCCGGCTTCACGACCACCGGCGGGCTGACCATCCCCGGCAAGATCGACAAGATGGGCTACAAGGGCGTCGAGACCACCGAGATGATTCTCGAGAACCACAAGGTCCCGACGTCCACCGTGCTCGGCGGCGAGGAAGGCATCGGCCAGGGCTTCTACAAGATGATGGACGGCATCGAGGTCGGCCGCGTCAACGTCGCAGCTCGCGGCTGCGGCGTCGCGATCCGCGCGTTCGAGCTGGCGATCAAGTACGCCCAGGAGCGCGAGACCTTCGGCAAGCCGATCTTCCAGCACCAGGCGATCGCCTTCAAGCTGGCCGAGATGGCCACCGACGTCGAGGTCGCGCACGCCATGATGGTCAACGCGGCGCGGCTCAAGGACGCCGGCACCCGCAACGACATCGAGGCCGGCATGGCCAAGATGGTGGCCTCCGAGGCCGCCGCCCGCGTCACGACCGACTCGTTCAAGAT
The Cumulibacter manganitolerans genome window above contains:
- a CDS encoding serine/threonine-protein kinase, with product MQRAPEIPGLTDFVQVGQGGNGVVYRATQGRLHRVVAVKLLTARLDDAAAARFAREGRALGAVSGHPNIVPVYSADTTADGVPYLVMLFCEHGSLAERLDRQGPMSVPAVLDLGVRMCGALQTAHDAGLLHRDIKPGNILFDAYDVPQLADFGQARLADANLTKTGDVVATPGYAAPEVLIGERATVRSDVYSLATTLMAALLGHGPFSRDSDENVAAVLLRVLQDPPPDLRPIGVPPQVAAELERAMDKTPGRRPMSAGELGRHLQQAQGALGLAQTPMIIAGGTGASPGYAVAAGLGEDRTRVVGRAPGGGTAALAGAGPGTGARPAPGSKRRTRVWIAVGVVVLLLAVAGVWIATQLTDSRTPTNPKAASELLIGSGDYGPGDWQATEDLNLLGSVFGTLPTSSEDADLASPSSLMTCLGLDPGTEVVSSKASAQYVDSSATDVDTEQDTATKYRYARSLAVVTTSASTAQRYVTAFASPQFDTCLDEVSTLGISVGQEQPLYSSQAKISVPGYQPDLPDGAHFQARQIEVPLQKAADSTGSSSGKTKQEGTRYVTVLAMSAGTSLEYVVMQGSRNDLGEEMMDAVVARFLDLATA
- a CDS encoding FAD-binding oxidoreductase, producing the protein MPVVSQLRESLPAEIVIDDPDVLATYAQDHGAWARVGKPACVVRARGTADVQAVVRACIATGTPVVARGAGTGLSGGANATDGCVVLSLDRLDRVLAIDPVERIAVVQPGVVNNDLRAAVAEHGLWYPPDPASAAWSTIGGNVATNAGGLCCVKYGVTREYVLGMEVVNGLGEIVRLGRRTAKGVAGYDLTALLVGSEGTLGIVTEVTLRLLPARLPEITVAAQFDTLGQAADAITGVARAGIVPSVLELLDAATLKAVDDWKNLGVSAEGNYMLLANTDVPGESGQREAAAMQRVFDDAGAGFSAIAGDQEEVDALFAARRLAYFALERHGPVITEDVCVPKAKVPAMIRRLEEISAEHDVYIATLAHAGDGNLHPCMPMPPDAGEDLQKRALAAFDDIIDAAIELGGTVTGEHGVGLLKMAGLAKELGPEVIAMHRAVKAALDPHGILNPGKIFT
- a CDS encoding magnesium transporter, coding for MTASRVYLTRLAGLTVLDPDGDVVGKVRDVVLTQRSDGSPARVIGLVVEITRGRQSFVPISQMVTADNSSLRLSTGTVSMRKFELRPHEVLAIAQLLDRQVVVRDSGAHVWLVDVAMEQNRTRDWLVTKVAVRERSHRLSRGHVRQLDWHEVSGVMTRYGKQDTATLLEELEDQRAADVAARIRDLPDERRQEVAEALDDDRLADVLEELPDDDQREILGRLDDERAADVLSEMDPDDAADLLGELPAGERERLLGLMEPDEATPVRQLLSYGDDTAGGVMTSEPVILPPDTTIAEALARVRRQELSPALASQVYVTRPPSTAPTGHFLGVVHIQRLLREAPFEQVGSITDDNLDPLAPDTDLQEITRYFATYNLVAAPVVDEAGRLVGAVTVDDLLDHLLPEDWREHDG
- a CDS encoding DUF1003 domain-containing protein, with translation MMAERPGRRPDLSDPGGTSGGVRIRVDAESVGRSAESIARFFGTTRYLVIQTVIVIVWIILNVAVVSMRWDPYPFILLNLAFSTQAAYAAPLILLAQNRQEARDKVSLEDDRSRAVAAKADTEFIARELASLRLAMGEVATRDFVRSELQRMLADSTPDETPKKGKGAKKKSTDGSLRSGPT
- a CDS encoding acyl-CoA dehydrogenase family protein gives rise to the protein MTDIQQEIVSTVRQFVDKEIIPAAQELEHKDEYPEQILEGMKEMGLFGLMIPEEYGGLGESLLTYVLCVEELARGWMSVSGIINTHFIVAYLIKQHGTQEQKDHYLPKMATGDVRGAFSMSEPGCGSDVSAITTKAVRDGDEWTINGQKMWLTNGAYSSVVATLVKTDTGSDSVYKNMSTFLLEKDPGFTTTGGLTIPGKIDKMGYKGVETTEMILENHKVPTSTVLGGEEGIGQGFYKMMDGIEVGRVNVAARGCGVAIRAFELAIKYAQERETFGKPIFQHQAIAFKLAEMATDVEVAHAMMVNAARLKDAGTRNDIEAGMAKMVASEAAARVTTDSFKIHGGYGYSKEAEIERLMREAPFLLIGEGTSEIQKQIISRGLMRDYKNKS